The Skermanella pratensis genome has a window encoding:
- a CDS encoding NAD(P)H-dependent glycerol-3-phosphate dehydrogenase → MTAADVLPFARVGVIGAGAWGTAIALAALRAGRESILWAREAETVEAMRHRRENARYLPGIPLDPALGLTGDLAEAAAADVLMLVTPAQHLRAACARLAPLAAAGTPVVLCAKGIELATGCLMSEAAAAELPGHPIAVLSGPTFAAEVARGQPTAVTLAIGDQTLGARLVETLGSRSFRPYLSDDVTGAQIGGAVKNVLAIACGIIEGKRLGDNARAALITRGLAEITRLALALGARPETLTGLSGLGDLTLTCTSHQSRNMSLGAALGQGRPLADILGERHSVAEGVHTAAAVGALAARRGVDMPICQAVDAILNRGADIDATIAALMARPFRIEGR, encoded by the coding sequence ATGACCGCTGCCGATGTCCTGCCTTTCGCCCGAGTCGGCGTGATCGGCGCCGGTGCGTGGGGCACCGCGATCGCGCTGGCGGCGCTCCGGGCGGGACGCGAATCCATCTTGTGGGCCCGCGAGGCGGAGACTGTTGAGGCGATGCGGCACCGGCGCGAGAACGCCCGCTACCTGCCCGGAATCCCGCTCGACCCCGCGCTTGGCCTGACCGGCGACCTGGCGGAGGCGGCGGCGGCCGACGTGCTGATGCTGGTGACCCCGGCGCAGCACCTGCGCGCCGCCTGCGCCCGGCTGGCCCCGCTCGCGGCGGCCGGCACACCGGTCGTATTGTGCGCCAAGGGGATCGAGCTTGCGACCGGCTGCCTGATGAGCGAGGCCGCGGCGGCGGAACTGCCCGGGCACCCGATCGCGGTGCTCTCGGGCCCGACCTTCGCGGCCGAGGTGGCGCGCGGCCAGCCGACCGCGGTCACGCTGGCCATCGGCGACCAGACCCTTGGCGCGCGCCTGGTCGAGACCCTGGGCAGCCGGAGCTTCCGGCCGTACCTGTCCGACGACGTGACCGGCGCGCAGATCGGCGGCGCCGTCAAGAACGTGCTGGCGATCGCCTGCGGCATCATCGAGGGAAAGCGGCTGGGCGACAACGCGCGCGCCGCGCTGATCACCCGCGGCCTCGCCGAGATCACCCGGCTGGCCCTGGCGCTGGGCGCCCGGCCGGAGACGCTTACGGGCCTGTCCGGCCTGGGCGACCTGACGCTGACCTGCACCAGCCACCAGTCGCGCAACATGTCGCTGGGCGCGGCGCTGGGGCAGGGACGGCCGCTGGCGGACATCCTGGGGGAGCGCCATTCGGTCGCGGAGGGTGTCCACACCGCCGCGGCCGTCGGAGCGCTCGCCGCGCGCCGGGGCGTCGACATGCCGATCTGCCAGGCGGTCGACGCCATCCTCAACCGCGGCGCCGACATCGACGCGACGATCGCGGCCCTGATGGCTCGGCCGTTTCGGATCGAAGGCCGGTAG
- the tsaD gene encoding tRNA (adenosine(37)-N6)-threonylcarbamoyltransferase complex transferase subunit TsaD, producing MIVLGIETSCDETAAAVVTDRREILGDVVLSQLSDHRPYGGVVPEIAARAHLDHLDGLIRRAMDEAGIGFDRLDGVAATGGPGLIGGVIVGVMTAKAIAAVLGLPFVAVNHLEGHALTARLTDPAPEGLAFPYLLLLVSGGHCQILAVEGVGRYRRLGTTIDDAVGEAFDKAAKLMGLGYPGGPLLERAAQGGDPARFELPRPMKGRPGCDFSFSGLKTAVRNRLDELPPGPLDPADVRDLAAGFQAAVGDVMVDRCARAMDRFRAEYPAGDTLVVAGGVAANKYLRARLTALAEKQDFRFQAPPMRLCTDNAVMIAWAGLERLRLGQSDGLDFAPRPRWPLDPTARKPEGKGAKP from the coding sequence ATGATAGTCTTAGGCATCGAAACCAGCTGCGACGAGACAGCCGCCGCCGTCGTCACCGACCGGCGCGAGATCCTGGGCGACGTCGTGCTGTCGCAGCTCTCCGACCACCGCCCCTATGGCGGCGTCGTACCCGAGATCGCCGCCCGCGCCCACCTGGACCACCTGGACGGCCTGATCCGCCGCGCCATGGACGAGGCGGGCATCGGCTTCGACCGGCTCGACGGCGTCGCGGCGACCGGGGGGCCGGGGCTGATCGGCGGCGTGATCGTCGGCGTGATGACCGCCAAGGCGATCGCCGCCGTGCTCGGCCTGCCCTTCGTCGCGGTCAACCATCTGGAAGGCCACGCCCTGACCGCGCGGCTGACCGACCCCGCGCCGGAAGGCCTGGCCTTCCCGTATCTGCTGCTGCTGGTGTCGGGCGGACATTGCCAGATCCTTGCGGTCGAGGGGGTCGGGCGCTACCGGCGGCTCGGCACCACGATCGACGACGCGGTCGGCGAGGCGTTCGACAAGGCGGCCAAGCTGATGGGTCTGGGCTATCCCGGCGGGCCGCTGCTGGAGCGCGCCGCCCAGGGCGGCGACCCCGCCCGGTTCGAGCTGCCGCGCCCGATGAAGGGGCGCCCGGGCTGCGACTTCTCCTTCTCCGGCCTGAAGACGGCGGTGCGCAACCGCCTGGACGAGCTGCCGCCCGGCCCGCTCGACCCGGCCGACGTCCGCGACCTCGCCGCCGGGTTCCAGGCCGCCGTCGGCGACGTGATGGTCGACCGCTGCGCCCGCGCCATGGACCGGTTCCGCGCCGAGTATCCGGCCGGCGACACGCTGGTGGTGGCGGGCGGCGTCGCCGCCAACAAGTATCTGCGCGCCCGGCTGACCGCCCTGGCGGAGAAGCAGGACTTCCGTTTCCAGGCGCCGCCGATGCGCTTGTGCACCGACAACGCCGTGATGATCGCCTGGGCCGGGCTGGAGCGGCTCCGGCTTGGCCAGTCAGACGGCCTCGACTTCGCACCCCGCCCCCGCTGGCCGCTCGACCCGACGGCCCGGAAGCCGGAGGGCAAGGGTGCTAAGCCCTGA